GCCCGGACCGATGCAGCACGGCACCACCCACATCGCCTTCGTCGAGGACCCGGACGGCTACAAGATCGAGCTGATCGGTCTGGACACTATGCAGTAAATTCAGCCCGGACTGCACCGGCCTCGCGCCGATGCGGTCCCCCTGCGTCCGCGCTTGCTTGGGAGGCGGTGCGGATCGGTCCGTCACTTGATGACCGCTATCTTGCTGCGGTCGATGGTGATTGCGACGGCGGCGATCAGCACCGCGCCGAACACCATGTTCTCCAGGAAGATATTGACGCCGACGAAGGTCATGCCGATGCGCACGATCGAGATGATCAGCGCGCCGACCGCGGTGCGCGCGACGCCACCCAGCCCGCCGGTGATCGCAGTGCCACCGACAATGACGGCCGCGATGGCCGGCAGCAGGAGCTGGTTGGCGAGCACCGGCGAACCGCTCGACAGCCTGGCCGCCAGCACGACGCCGGCGATGGCCGCCAGCATCCCCGATGCGGCAAAGGCGATGATCTTGGTGCGGTCTACATTGATGCCCGCCGCCCAGGCCGCCGGTTCGCCGGCGCCGACCGCGATCGCCTGACGGCCGAAGCGCGTATAGCGCAGCACCAGGAAACTGACGATGCCGATCAGCGCCGAAATCAGCACCACCATCGGCAGGCCAAAAATCGTGGCGTTGATCCAGGCGGTCTTTTCGCGGCCCGCTTCCTCGATGGTGATGGCGCGGCCGTTAGAAACCCAGAGCGCCAGGCCCGTGACCACGCCGCCGGTGGCCAAAGTCGCGACGAAGGACGGCACGCGTAGCTTGACATGCACGATGCCGCTCAGCAGCCCAAAGGCGAGGCCGGACAGGATCGCCACCGGAAAGGCGGCGAAGCCGAGCGTAGGCAAGAGCTGCGCCAGCATCACGCTTGCCAGCGAGGCGACCGCCTGGATCGACAGGTCAATGCCGCCGAGCAGGATCGCGAAGGTGACGCCGGTGGCCAGGATGAACAGCACGGCGGTGTTGGCGAAGAGCAGCGCCAGCGTCTCGCCGGTCAGGAAGCCGGGCGCGGCGATCTCGATGATCAGCAGCAAGGCGACGAGCAGGACCAGCGGTATGGCGCCCTGCGTCCACTTGCCCTCGAACACCTGCCTGATGGAAAAACCCTCGTTCATCGGCTCACACCATCGCTCGCAAGAGGTCTACCTGCTTGGGCTTGTTGCCCGGGCTGGCGTCGAAGCGCGCCGTGATCTCGCCGTCGCGCATCACCAGCACCTGGTGCGACAAGCCGATCGTCTCTTCCAGCGTATCGGAGATCAGAAGGATCGCCACGCCCTCCTCAGAGAGATCGCGCACCAGCTCGTAGACCTCTTCCTTGGCGCCGACATCAAGCCCACGCGTCGGATGGTCGAGCACCAGGATGCGCGAGCCGGCCGTCATCCAGCGCGCCAGCACCACCTTCTGCTGGTTGCCGCCGCTGAGCTTGCGGCAGGCGGCGTCCGGTCCGGGCGCCTTGATGCTGAGCCGCTTGATCCAGTCGGCGGCAAGCCGCCGCTCCTTGCCGTAGTCGATGGCGCCGTTGCGCATGACGCTCGAGAGATCCGCCAGCGAAATGTTCTCGGCGATCGACAGGAACATCACCAGCCCTTCCAGCCTGCGCTCGCGCGGCACATAGCCGATACCCCTGCGCACCGCCGGTTCCGGCGAGCCGAAGCGCACCGGCTCGCCGGCGATCTTCATCTCGCCGGCGTCATGCGGCAGGAATCCGCCGATGGTGCGGGTCACCTCTTCACGGCCGGAACCGACGACGCCGGCGATGCCCACGATCTCGCCGGCGCGGATCGAAAGATCGACCCCGTGATAGAAGCCGTTAGCGCCCAGCCCCTTGGCCTCGACCATGATCTTGTCGCCCGGCGGCTGTTGGCGCGCCTCGCGGTAATATTCGGCCTGCAGCCCGCGCCCCACCATGATCTCGTGCAGCTCCGGCGCGGTGACTTGCGTGGCGCGGTGCTCGGCCACGACCGCGCCGTCCTTCATCGTGTAGACGCGGTCGGAAATCGACAGCACCTCGTCGAGCCGGTGCGAAACAAAGACGAAGCTGGCGCGGGACTTCAGCGAGCGCACCCGCGCGAACAGAACCTCGATATCGGCGGCGTTGAGCACCGAGGTCGGCTCGTCGAGCAGGATGAGCAATGGACGCTCGACCATCTCCTCCAGCGTAAGCGCCTTGGCGAGCTCGACCATCTGGCGCGCTGCGAAGGTCAGCTCGGAGGTGCGCGCGGTGACGTCGATGTCGACGCCGATCTTGGCGAGCTGCCGTCGCGCCGCCGCGTTCATGGCACGCCAGTTGACGAGGCCGAAGCGGGTGAAACCGTCTTCTTCCCCCAGATAGATGTTTTCGGCGACAGTGAGGTTGAGCACCAGCGACTGTTCCTGGAACACCATGCCGATGCCGTGCCTGGCCGCGTCGCGGGCATTGCGCAGCTTTAGCGGCTCCCCATCCAGCGTAAGTGAGCCGCCATCCGGCCGGTAGCCGCCGGCCAGCAGCCGCATCAGCGTCGACTTGCCGGCGCCGTTCTCGCCGATCAGCCCCACCACTTCGTTTGGCCGCACCTCTATGGAGACGTCGCGTAACGCCTGGACGCCGGGGAAATTCTTGATGATGTTCGACGCCTGCAGCATGGCGGTCACTTCACGATCTTGAGCCGAACGCGGTCGAGCGACAGCGCCACGGCGGCGATGATCATCAGGCCCTGCACCGTCTGCTGGATATAGGGCGAGATGCCGAGCAGGATCATGCCGTTGGCCAAAACGGTGACGATCAGCACGCCGATCAGCGTATTGACGACGCCACCCTCGCCGCCGGTCAGCGCCGTGCCGCCGACGACCACGGCCGTGACCGCGGCAAACAGCCTGCCGTCGCCGATGACGGCATGCGACTGGCCGAGCTGGGCCGCGGCGAGCACGCCTGCAATGCCGAAGAAGAAACCCGCCAGCGCGAAGGCCGCGATGCGCACGCGCGTGACGTTGACGCCAGAGAGCTTGGTCACGTCCTCGTCGCCGCCGATGGCCAATATGTGGCGGCCGAGCCTTGTGTAATATTGGATAATGGCGGCAAGGGCGAACGCGCCGATGGCGACCCAAACCGCCAGCGGCAGTCCGAGGAAACGATGCAAGGCGAGGTCGCGGATCGAAGCGTCATTGAGGCGGATGGCCGAGCCGCCCAGCATGTAGACCGACAGGCCGAGCCCGATGAACCACATGCCGAGCGTCGCCATGAAGGATGGGATGCGCAGCATCGTCTGCACGAGGCCGCTGATCAGCCCCATGATCGTGCCCGCGGCGACCGCCGCCAGCACCGCCCACCAGCCATAATCGTTGCCGTTGCTGTCATTGGCGGCCAGTAGCACCACCACCATCGCCGCCACCGACAGCGTGCCCTCGACCGAAAGGTCGATGCTGCCCATCAGGATGATGAAGGTCAGCCCCATCGCCAGTGTCAGCGGCACGGCGGCGGAGTTCGCCAGTCGCACCAGATTGCGCAGCTCGATGAAATTGGGATTGGCGATGGTGATCAGAATGCACAGCACGACCAGCACCGCCAGCGGCGCGAGCCTGCGCCAGCGCCTGCCGCCGAGCATGCTGGCGATGCGGCCGGGGAGGAATGTCATAAGCGTCGTCCGCTCGATGTCCGAAACGGACTTCAGGGGTTCTGTCTGGATTGTCAAGAAACCGCTTCCCGTCTGCTGGTGACAGGCGTCGTGGCCACGGGCGCAAGACGCCGGCAAAAAGGGAGCGGGCCGCT
This region of Mesorhizobium sp. M2A.F.Ca.ET.046.03.2.1 genomic DNA includes:
- a CDS encoding ABC transporter permease; this translates as MNEGFSIRQVFEGKWTQGAIPLVLLVALLLIIEIAAPGFLTGETLALLFANTAVLFILATGVTFAILLGGIDLSIQAVASLASVMLAQLLPTLGFAAFPVAILSGLAFGLLSGIVHVKLRVPSFVATLATGGVVTGLALWVSNGRAITIEEAGREKTAWINATIFGLPMVVLISALIGIVSFLVLRYTRFGRQAIAVGAGEPAAWAAGINVDRTKIIAFAASGMLAAIAGVVLAARLSSGSPVLANQLLLPAIAAVIVGGTAITGGLGGVARTAVGALIISIVRIGMTFVGVNIFLENMVFGAVLIAAVAITIDRSKIAVIK
- a CDS encoding sugar ABC transporter ATP-binding protein, with the translated sequence MLQASNIIKNFPGVQALRDVSIEVRPNEVVGLIGENGAGKSTLMRLLAGGYRPDGGSLTLDGEPLKLRNARDAARHGIGMVFQEQSLVLNLTVAENIYLGEEDGFTRFGLVNWRAMNAAARRQLAKIGVDIDVTARTSELTFAARQMVELAKALTLEEMVERPLLILLDEPTSVLNAADIEVLFARVRSLKSRASFVFVSHRLDEVLSISDRVYTMKDGAVVAEHRATQVTAPELHEIMVGRGLQAEYYREARQQPPGDKIMVEAKGLGANGFYHGVDLSIRAGEIVGIAGVVGSGREEVTRTIGGFLPHDAGEMKIAGEPVRFGSPEPAVRRGIGYVPRERRLEGLVMFLSIAENISLADLSSVMRNGAIDYGKERRLAADWIKRLSIKAPGPDAACRKLSGGNQQKVVLARWMTAGSRILVLDHPTRGLDVGAKEEVYELVRDLSEEGVAILLISDTLEETIGLSHQVLVMRDGEITARFDASPGNKPKQVDLLRAMV
- a CDS encoding ABC transporter permease — its product is MTIQTEPLKSVSDIERTTLMTFLPGRIASMLGGRRWRRLAPLAVLVVLCILITIANPNFIELRNLVRLANSAAVPLTLAMGLTFIILMGSIDLSVEGTLSVAAMVVVLLAANDSNGNDYGWWAVLAAVAAGTIMGLISGLVQTMLRIPSFMATLGMWFIGLGLSVYMLGGSAIRLNDASIRDLALHRFLGLPLAVWVAIGAFALAAIIQYYTRLGRHILAIGGDEDVTKLSGVNVTRVRIAAFALAGFFFGIAGVLAAAQLGQSHAVIGDGRLFAAVTAVVVGGTALTGGEGGVVNTLIGVLIVTVLANGMILLGISPYIQQTVQGLMIIAAVALSLDRVRLKIVK